A stretch of Longimicrobium sp. DNA encodes these proteins:
- the pnuC gene encoding nicotinamide riboside transporter PnuC, translating to MSALEIAANVFTAASVLLAGMNRVHNWWLGIVACVLFGWVFFEARLYADVTLQLFFIATNAVGWWGWAGGRHKPALPVRRTPPRALAAMAAAGIVVTAAYGWLLHRFTNAFSPFVDSTVLAFSVIAQLLLMRRHYETWWFWLLVNTVGVPLYLARGLYLTAALYAAFWVNAAVALVRWRRLVQPA from the coding sequence ATGAGCGCGCTGGAGATCGCGGCGAACGTCTTCACCGCCGCGTCGGTGCTGCTGGCGGGGATGAACCGCGTGCACAACTGGTGGCTGGGGATCGTGGCCTGCGTGCTCTTCGGCTGGGTGTTCTTCGAGGCGCGGCTGTACGCGGACGTCACGCTGCAGCTCTTCTTCATCGCCACCAACGCGGTCGGCTGGTGGGGATGGGCCGGCGGGCGGCACAAGCCCGCACTCCCCGTGCGCCGCACGCCGCCGCGCGCGCTCGCGGCCATGGCCGCCGCGGGGATCGTGGTCACCGCGGCGTACGGGTGGCTGCTGCACCGCTTCACCAACGCGTTCTCGCCGTTCGTCGACTCCACCGTGCTGGCGTTCAGCGTGATCGCCCAGCTGCTGCTGATGCGCCGACACTACGAGACGTGGTGGTTCTGGCTGCTGGTGAACACGGTCGGCGTGCCGCTGTACCTGGCGCGCGGGCTGTACCTGACCGCCGCGCTCTACGCCGCCTTCTGGGTGAACGCCGCCGTGGCGCTGGTGCGCTGGCGGCGGCTGGTGCAGCCCGCGTGA
- a CDS encoding DinB family protein, whose amino-acid sequence MSDTTADATTAPEYELTISLTRKPDALQFRELLAWTGEETARWEEWLRAQDPAVLAVSLGDSKYATVGDLIFHVFMVERRYTERLHDEEATPYESVPHATLDEIFAVHRDNRPRLERWVDTAPEEEWARVLTFETISAGTLQASKRKIVAHTLMHGVRHWAQIAMAVRQAGYPTTWMHDILMSGALS is encoded by the coding sequence ATGTCCGACACGACGGCCGATGCCACCACGGCTCCCGAGTATGAGCTCACGATCTCGCTCACGCGGAAGCCGGACGCGCTGCAGTTCCGCGAGCTGCTCGCCTGGACCGGCGAGGAGACGGCGCGCTGGGAGGAGTGGCTGCGCGCGCAGGATCCCGCCGTGCTCGCCGTCTCGCTCGGCGACTCGAAGTACGCCACGGTGGGCGACCTGATCTTCCACGTGTTCATGGTGGAGCGGCGCTACACCGAGCGGCTGCACGACGAGGAGGCCACGCCGTACGAAAGCGTCCCCCACGCCACGCTCGACGAGATCTTCGCCGTCCACCGCGACAACCGCCCGCGGCTGGAGCGCTGGGTGGACACGGCGCCGGAGGAGGAGTGGGCGCGCGTGCTGACCTTCGAGACCATCAGCGCGGGAACGCTCCAGGCCAGCAAGCGCAAGATCGTCGCGCACACGCTGATGCACGGCGTCCGCCACTGGGCGCAGATCGCGATGGCCGTGCGCCAGGCCGGCTATCCCACCACGTGGATGCACGACATCCTCATGTCCGGCGCGCTATCGTAG
- a CDS encoding AAA family ATPase — MSRRFRAGLVVGKFAPLHRGHELLVRRALAECEEVILVSYQNPEIPGYPAEVRERWLAETFPEARVMVMTDERLRNLAPPGAEFTRVPANDGPEIDDRRFCGFLCREVLGTTVDAVFTSEAYGDGFAAELTRYFRERNPDHPAVAHVCVDPERVEIPISATRLRADVHGLREWLPPAVYASFVRRICLLGGESTGKTTLAETLARALGTEWVPEYGREVWTEREGRLDFEDMERIGRVQAEMEDAAARRANRFVICDTSPLTTYYFSHHFFGSASPALERMAEREYDLTVICAPDFEFVQDGIRHGGAFRHRQHDWYLRELEARGIPHLLVTGTLEERAARVLAALPPCDLPRSPGISR; from the coding sequence GTGAGCCGCCGCTTCCGCGCCGGGCTGGTCGTCGGCAAGTTCGCGCCGCTGCACCGCGGACACGAGCTGCTGGTCCGCCGCGCGCTGGCCGAGTGCGAGGAAGTGATCCTCGTCTCCTACCAGAATCCCGAGATCCCCGGCTATCCCGCCGAGGTGCGCGAGCGCTGGCTGGCGGAGACCTTCCCCGAGGCGCGGGTGATGGTGATGACGGACGAGCGGCTGCGAAATCTGGCGCCGCCCGGCGCGGAGTTCACGCGCGTCCCCGCCAACGACGGCCCGGAGATCGACGACCGGCGGTTCTGCGGCTTCCTCTGCCGCGAGGTGCTCGGCACCACGGTGGACGCCGTCTTCACCAGCGAGGCGTATGGGGATGGGTTCGCGGCCGAGCTGACCCGCTATTTCCGCGAGCGCAATCCGGATCACCCCGCCGTCGCGCACGTCTGCGTGGACCCCGAGCGCGTGGAGATCCCCATCTCCGCCACGCGGCTTCGCGCGGACGTGCACGGGCTGCGCGAGTGGCTGCCGCCCGCGGTCTACGCGTCGTTCGTCCGCCGCATCTGCCTGCTCGGCGGCGAGTCGACGGGAAAGACGACGCTGGCGGAGACGCTGGCGCGGGCGCTGGGGACGGAGTGGGTCCCCGAGTACGGGCGCGAGGTGTGGACGGAGCGGGAGGGGCGGCTGGACTTCGAGGACATGGAGCGCATCGGCCGCGTGCAGGCGGAGATGGAGGACGCCGCCGCCCGCCGCGCCAATCGTTTCGTGATCTGCGACACGTCGCCGCTGACGACGTACTACTTCTCCCACCACTTCTTCGGCAGCGCGTCGCCGGCGCTGGAGCGGATGGCGGAGCGGGAGTACGACCTTACCGTGATCTGCGCGCCCGACTTCGAGTTCGTGCAGGACGGCATCCGCCACGGCGGCGCCTTCCGCCATCGCCAGCACGACTGGTATCTCCGCGAGCTGGAGGCGCGCGGCATCCCCCACCTGCTCGTCACCGGCACGCTGGAGGAGCGCGCCGCGCGGGTGCTGGCCGCGCTGCCGCCGTGCGATCTCCCCCGCTCTCCGGGGATCTCGCGCTAG